The Toxorhynchites rutilus septentrionalis strain SRP chromosome 3, ASM2978413v1, whole genome shotgun sequence genome includes a region encoding these proteins:
- the LOC129774438 gene encoding uncharacterized protein LOC129774438 produces MTKSLTGNAFRSSRGSKEQLHTSTASQTTVDPRRQNNPCQEEIYRAENTLWRSAQLAEFPEEMVRLQMTKDGRKSKLNQGSRLYKLSPFIDEWVVARMDTRIAGAIFVPHDTRFPIILPKGHRLTTLVVEWYHRHYLHANNETVINEVRQRFHVPCLRALVRKLSRTFKVGRSLAKPWVALFTCLTIRAVHLEVVHSLSAEACKMAIRRSVVLHGSPLEISSDNGTNFLGANRELQHQILDMNQQLSAVFTNAATKWVFNPSVRMVGSWERLVRSIKIAFSSLNSSRNPDDETLLTLMTESEGIVNSRPLTFVPLEAESQEALTPNHFLLLRSQGVAQPPKPISGCPESLRTNWRLTTNLVDQFWSRWVREYSPTIAGRTKWYGEVKEPKVGDLAVVVDPSVWNVWLRGRIVSVMKGRDGRSRQVQVKTPG; encoded by the exons ATGACGAAATCATTAACTGGGAACGCTTTTCGAAGTTCGAGAGGCTCCAAAGAACAGTTGCATACATCCACCGCTTCACAGACAACTGTAGACCCAAGGCGGCAAAACAACCCCTGCCAGGAAGAAATCTATAGAGCTGAAAATACCCTATGGCGATCGGCGCAGCTAGCTGAGTTTCCGGAAGAGATGGTTCGACTCCAGATGACAAAAGATGGACGAAAATCGAAACTCAACCAAGGTAGCCGTCTCTACAAGCTATCACCGTTCATCGACGAATGGGTAGTAGCGCGAATGGACACTCGAATCGCTGGGGCAATCTTCGTTCCGCACGATACTAGATTCCCAATCATTCTCCCGAAAGGTCATCGCCTCACCACCCTAGTTGTGGAGTGGTATCACCGACATTATCTGCATGCGAACAATGAAACCGTTATCAACGAGGTCCGCCAGCGATTTCACGTTCCCTGTCTCCGAGCACTAGTCAGGAAACTCTCCAGAACCT TCAAGGTCGGACGTTCTCTGGCCAAACCATGGGTGGCGCTGTTTACGTGCCTCACCATTCGGGCCGTCCATCTGGAGGTGGTACACTCCCTTTCCGCTGAAGCCTGTAAGATGGCGATACGACGATCCGTAGTGCTGCATGGATCACCCTTGGAGATTAGTAGTGATAACGGCACCAACTTCCTCGGAGCCAACCGTGAGCTACAGCATCAGATCCTGGATATGAACCAACAGCTATCCGCCGTGTTCACCAACGCTGCCACCAAGTGGGTATTCAATCCGTCCGTCCGCATGGTTGGTTCGTGGGAGAGGCTCGTCCGGTCGATCAAGATCGCCTTTTCGTCCCTGAATAGCAGCAGAAACCCGGACGACGAAACTCTTCTCACATTGATGACCGAATCTGAAGGGATAGTCAACTCTAGACCTCTAACATTTGTACCGCTGGAAGCGGAATCGCAAGAAGCTCTCACGCCAAATCATTTTCTGCTGCTGAGGTCGCAGGGAGTTGCTCAACCTCCGAAGCCTATATCTGGATGTCCTGAATCTCTTCGGACCAACTGGAGACTGACCACTAACCTTGTGGATCAATTTTGGAGCCGCTGGGTGCGAGAGTATAGCCCGACCATTGCTGGTCGTACCAAATGGTACGGAGAGGTGAAAGAACCGAAAGTTGGAGACCTAGCTGTCGTCGTGGATCCGTCGGTCTGGAACGTATGGCTGCGAGGACGTATTGTTTCCGTAATGAAGGGGAGAGATGGGCGAAGTAGACAAGTTCAAGTGAAGACGCCAGGATGA